A region from the Methylovorus glucosotrophus genome encodes:
- a CDS encoding anhydro-N-acetylmuramic acid kinase: protein MSTELYIGMMSGTSMDGVDAVIAELDGHSCHVRHTYSIPYSAELRAALLDLHTPAHNELELAASAANQLAHLYAETVRALLASAYVDKSRIRAIGCHGQTIRHRPELGFTLQLGNAALLAELLDMTVIADFRSRDVAAGGQGAPLVPAFHQAVFAHPQANRAVINIGGIANITDLPSAGEVRGFDSGPGNMLMDAWTEKHLGERYDAGGRWAATGTVIEKLLQQWLQYPYFSASPPKSTGRDSFNMTWLGQHLEDAYAPEDVQRTLLELTARSIANAINDFCDNVDEAYICGGGAHNTLLLERLQELLPAIKIRLSDSLGIGVNWVEAAAFAWLAQQCMEGKPANLPAVTGAKGPRILGAIYAR from the coding sequence ATGTCAACCGAGCTTTATATCGGCATGATGTCCGGCACCAGCATGGACGGCGTCGATGCGGTTATTGCGGAATTGGACGGGCATAGCTGCCATGTACGCCACACCTATTCCATTCCTTATTCTGCCGAGTTACGTGCTGCATTGCTGGATTTGCACACGCCCGCCCATAATGAGCTTGAGCTGGCCGCAAGCGCAGCCAATCAGCTAGCCCATCTTTACGCCGAGACAGTACGTGCCCTGCTGGCAAGTGCGTATGTTGATAAATCGCGTATCCGCGCCATTGGCTGTCACGGTCAAACCATTCGCCATCGCCCGGAGTTGGGTTTTACGCTGCAACTGGGCAATGCGGCATTGCTGGCTGAGTTACTCGACATGACAGTCATCGCGGACTTTCGGAGCCGTGATGTTGCCGCAGGCGGCCAGGGAGCACCGCTGGTGCCCGCCTTTCATCAGGCTGTATTTGCTCACCCACAAGCGAATCGCGCCGTCATCAATATCGGTGGGATTGCCAATATCACAGACTTGCCAAGCGCAGGCGAGGTCAGGGGCTTTGACTCCGGGCCCGGCAATATGCTGATGGATGCCTGGACAGAGAAACATCTGGGCGAGCGATATGATGCAGGGGGCCGATGGGCCGCAACGGGCACGGTGATCGAAAAATTGCTCCAGCAATGGCTGCAATATCCCTATTTTAGTGCATCCCCGCCCAAAAGCACGGGCAGGGACAGCTTCAATATGACCTGGCTGGGGCAACATCTGGAAGATGCATATGCACCTGAAGATGTGCAGCGCACCTTGCTTGAGCTGACTGCGAGGAGCATTGCCAATGCCATCAACGACTTTTGCGACAATGTGGACGAGGCTTATATATGTGGCGGCGGGGCGCACAACACCCTGCTACTGGAACGCTTGCAGGAGCTGCTGCCAGCGATCAAGATCCGCTTAAGCGATAGCTTGGGGATAGGCGTAAATTGGGTGGAGGCGGCAGCCTTTGCATGGCTGGCTCAACAATGCATGGAAGGCAAACCTGCCAACCTGCCAGCAGTTACCGGCGCCAAAGGGCCGCGTATTCTGGGCGCGATTTATGCTAGGTAA
- the gltA gene encoding citrate synthase: MTKPTKVTLTFDNGAPPIELPVVSGNLGSDVIDIRNLGKHGVFTYDPGFLSTASCSSNITFIDGDEGLLYYRGYPIEQLAKNCDFLEVSYLLMHGELPDATQKKSFTDSIAQHTMLHDQLTNVFRGFRRDAHPMAVMVGVVGSMSAFYHDAMDVKDPQSRKISAYRLLSKVPTIAAWSYKYNIGEPFMYPQNRFNFAENFMHMMFATPCETYEPNPILAKAFDRILILHADHEQNASTSTVRLAGSSGANPFACIAAGIASLWGPAHGGANEATLNMLEEIGDVSRIGEFIKRAKDKSDSFRLMGFGHRVYRNMDPRAAIMRETCHQVLDELGLHDDPMFKLALKLEQIALEDEYFVSRRLYPNVDFYSGIVMRAMGIPNSMFTAIFALARTAGWVSQWNEMMSDPEAKIGRPRQLYTGSTRRDFVPIDQR, translated from the coding sequence ATGACAAAGCCCACCAAAGTAACACTCACTTTTGACAATGGCGCCCCTCCCATTGAATTGCCTGTCGTTTCAGGCAACTTGGGTAGCGACGTCATTGATATTCGTAATCTCGGCAAGCACGGCGTATTTACTTACGACCCTGGCTTTTTATCGACAGCCTCTTGCAGCTCAAATATCACCTTTATTGATGGCGACGAAGGCCTGCTCTACTATCGCGGCTATCCCATTGAGCAATTGGCCAAGAATTGCGACTTCCTTGAAGTCTCGTATTTGCTCATGCACGGGGAATTGCCCGATGCCACGCAGAAAAAATCGTTTACTGACAGCATTGCGCAGCACACCATGCTGCACGATCAGCTGACCAACGTTTTCCGTGGATTCCGCCGCGATGCTCATCCCATGGCTGTCATGGTAGGCGTCGTGGGGTCCATGTCCGCGTTTTATCATGACGCCATGGATGTCAAGGATCCACAGAGCCGCAAAATATCCGCCTATCGCCTGCTCTCCAAAGTGCCGACCATCGCTGCCTGGAGCTACAAATACAATATAGGCGAACCGTTCATGTATCCGCAGAACCGGTTCAATTTTGCGGAAAACTTCATGCACATGATGTTTGCGACGCCGTGTGAAACGTATGAACCGAATCCGATTCTGGCAAAAGCCTTTGATCGCATCCTGATTCTGCATGCGGATCATGAACAGAACGCCTCAACCTCCACAGTGCGCCTGGCAGGCTCCAGCGGTGCCAATCCATTCGCCTGTATTGCCGCAGGGATTGCGTCGCTCTGGGGCCCTGCGCATGGCGGTGCAAACGAAGCCACCCTGAACATGCTGGAAGAAATTGGCGATGTGAGCCGCATAGGCGAATTCATCAAGCGCGCCAAGGATAAATCGGATTCTTTCAGACTCATGGGTTTTGGGCATCGCGTCTATCGCAATATGGACCCACGTGCGGCCATCATGCGTGAAACCTGTCACCAGGTGCTGGATGAACTCGGCTTGCATGATGATCCAATGTTCAAGCTGGCACTCAAGCTGGAGCAAATTGCGCTGGAAGATGAGTATTTTGTCAGCCGTCGACTTTACCCGAATGTCGACTTCTATTCCGGTATCGTCATGCGCGCCATGGGCATTCCAAATTCCATGTTCACCGCAATTTTTGCCCTTGCCCGCACCGCTGGCTGGGTATCACAGTGGAACGAGATGATGTCGGATCCGGAAGCCAAGATCGGTCGACCACGTCAACTTTACACAGGCTCAACCCGTCGCGATTTTGTGCCGATTGATCAGCGATAA
- the erpA gene encoding iron-sulfur cluster insertion protein ErpA, protein MNAITEMPSPLVFTDNAAKKVKELIEEEGSPDLKLRVFVSGGGCSGFQYGFTFEDTVNEDDTQVQKDTVTLLIDPMSLQYLTGAEIDYQDSLQGSQFVIRNPNATTTCGCGSSFSV, encoded by the coding sequence ATGAACGCGATTACTGAAATGCCAAGCCCTTTGGTCTTTACGGACAACGCTGCCAAGAAAGTAAAGGAATTGATTGAAGAGGAAGGCTCGCCTGACCTCAAACTGCGCGTTTTTGTTAGCGGTGGCGGCTGCTCCGGTTTCCAGTATGGCTTTACTTTTGAAGATACGGTGAACGAAGACGACACCCAGGTGCAGAAAGATACCGTGACACTGCTGATCGACCCGATGAGCCTGCAATATCTGACAGGTGCCGAGATCGATTATCAGGATAGCCTGCAGGGTTCACAGTTTGTGATTCGCAATCCGAATGCGACGACGACGTGTGGTTGCGGTTCGTCTTTCTCGGTATAA
- a CDS encoding bactofilin family protein translates to MFSRNKNKPQSRIDTLIGVESSIEGNVRFNGGLRVDGKIKGDVTEAEASACTLVLSEHGSIDGAIKVAHAVLNGNVNGPVRASHYLELQSKSRIVGDVHYQTLEMHTGAVIEGKLVYLGDDKESPAKDNKTLED, encoded by the coding sequence ATGTTTTCCAGAAACAAGAATAAGCCGCAAAGCCGCATTGATACCTTGATCGGCGTAGAGTCCAGCATCGAGGGTAATGTCAGATTCAATGGAGGGCTGCGGGTTGATGGAAAAATCAAAGGTGATGTGACGGAAGCAGAGGCCAGTGCCTGTACCTTGGTATTAAGCGAGCATGGCAGTATCGATGGGGCCATCAAGGTTGCGCATGCGGTACTGAATGGCAATGTGAACGGCCCGGTTCGTGCCAGTCATTATCTTGAGTTGCAGAGCAAATCACGCATTGTCGGAGATGTGCATTATCAAACGCTGGAAATGCATACGGGCGCTGTCATTGAAGGAAAGCTTGTTTACCTGGGTGACGATAAAGAGTCCCCTGCGAAGGATAATAAAACGCTGGAAGATTGA
- a CDS encoding DUF6776 family protein: MRSVKRKLRRHFGATAHRVAVRAHLAWYWLPLTALVALVVGYGAAYVQFAGSQVRGIHQKLADVDARNQVMQFKLVQAERQLQVERAAQANLSRELDSVQAESMRLKEDIGFYQNIFSERKALREIRLHTFKVNKALGNGDYDYHILLMQAGNHDKVVDGSLTLTLYGAPAGGVEPQAISLQGNPNLKQNLSFKYYQQVDGKFSLPANVKSGYLLLEFVEKGATRANISEKVEIPAQ; this comes from the coding sequence ATGCGATCTGTCAAACGCAAGCTACGGCGACACTTCGGTGCGACTGCGCATCGTGTTGCTGTGCGTGCGCATCTGGCCTGGTATTGGTTGCCTTTGACGGCGCTTGTTGCCCTTGTTGTGGGCTATGGTGCGGCCTATGTACAATTTGCCGGGAGCCAAGTCCGTGGCATACATCAAAAATTGGCAGATGTGGATGCGCGAAACCAGGTTATGCAGTTCAAGCTCGTGCAGGCTGAGCGCCAATTGCAGGTGGAGCGGGCAGCCCAAGCCAACTTGTCACGAGAGCTGGATAGCGTGCAGGCAGAGAGTATGCGGCTCAAGGAAGATATTGGCTTTTATCAAAATATCTTCAGTGAACGCAAGGCTTTACGGGAGATACGTCTTCATACCTTCAAGGTGAATAAAGCGCTGGGCAATGGGGATTATGATTACCACATTCTGCTGATGCAGGCAGGCAACCATGATAAAGTTGTCGACGGTAGCCTGACGTTGACGTTATATGGAGCGCCGGCAGGTGGAGTGGAACCTCAGGCTATTTCGCTACAGGGCAACCCCAATCTGAAACAAAATCTGAGTTTTAAATATTATCAACAGGTGGACGGTAAATTTTCTTTGCCCGCCAATGTCAAATCTGGATATTTATTGCTGGAATTTGTTGAAAAAGGGGCAACCCGTGCCAATATAAGTGAAAAGGTAGAGATTCCTGCTCAGTAG
- the argC gene encoding N-acetyl-gamma-glutamyl-phosphate reductase: protein MQTSKIKVGIVGGTGYTGVELLRILAIHPSVELSVITSRGEAGLPVADMFPSLRGYIDLSFSDPAKSDLASCDLVFFATPNGIAMQQTRELLAAGVRIIDLAADFRIQDVATWEKWYGMTHACPELLSQAVYGLPEMNREQIKAAQLVANPGCYPTAVQLGFMPLLEAGLIDPQYLIADAKSGVSGAGRKAETHILFAEAGDNFKAYGVAGHRHLPEISQGLTHMAGKPVGLTFVPHLTPLIRGIHATLYGRLNKEADLQALFEQRYANERFVDVLPKGAHPETRSVRGSNQCRIAVHRPQGGDTVVVLSVIDNLVKGAAGQAVQNMNIMFGFAENAGLEIVPLLP, encoded by the coding sequence ATGCAAACATCTAAAATCAAGGTAGGTATTGTAGGCGGCACTGGCTATACCGGTGTTGAGTTGCTAAGAATACTGGCGATCCACCCATCGGTGGAGTTGAGTGTGATTACGTCGCGTGGCGAAGCTGGTTTGCCCGTGGCAGACATGTTTCCCAGCTTGCGCGGCTATATCGACTTGAGCTTTAGTGATCCGGCCAAATCAGACTTGGCCAGCTGTGACCTGGTCTTTTTTGCCACGCCTAATGGTATTGCCATGCAGCAGACCAGAGAGTTGCTGGCAGCGGGGGTGCGGATTATCGACTTGGCAGCTGACTTCCGCATTCAGGATGTGGCTACCTGGGAAAAATGGTATGGCATGACCCATGCCTGTCCGGAGCTTTTGTCACAGGCGGTATATGGCTTGCCGGAAATGAATCGTGAACAAATCAAGGCTGCGCAGCTGGTGGCAAATCCAGGATGCTATCCCACGGCGGTGCAGCTTGGGTTTATGCCGCTTCTCGAAGCGGGGCTGATTGATCCTCAATACTTGATTGCAGATGCCAAGTCCGGGGTGAGTGGCGCTGGCCGCAAGGCGGAAACGCATATTCTGTTTGCTGAAGCTGGAGACAATTTCAAGGCGTATGGTGTAGCAGGGCATCGCCATTTGCCGGAAATCAGTCAAGGCCTGACCCATATGGCAGGCAAGCCAGTGGGCTTAACCTTTGTACCGCATTTGACGCCGTTGATTCGGGGTATTCACGCCACTCTGTATGGCCGGCTGAATAAAGAGGCTGATTTGCAGGCTTTATTTGAACAACGCTACGCTAATGAGCGTTTTGTAGACGTGCTGCCCAAGGGGGCGCATCCTGAGACGCGCTCGGTGAGAGGTTCCAACCAATGCCGTATTGCTGTGCATAGGCCACAAGGTGGCGACACGGTTGTCGTATTGTCGGTTATCGATAACCTGGTCAAGGGGGCTGCCGGGCAGGCTGTGCAAAATATGAACATCATGTTCGGCTTTGCTGAGAATGCAGGGCTGGAAATCGTGCCCTTGCTGCCTTAA
- the rpsI gene encoding 30S ribosomal protein S9 codes for MIGKYNYGTGRRKSSVARVFIKSGSGNIVVNDKPVDQYFSRVTSRMIVRQPLELTDNVASFDIMVNVDGGGESGQAGAVRHGITRALVDYDAALKSALSKAGFVTRDAREVERKKVGFRKARRRKQFSKR; via the coding sequence ATGATTGGTAAATATAACTACGGTACTGGCCGCCGCAAAAGCTCGGTAGCTCGTGTCTTCATTAAGTCCGGCAGCGGCAATATCGTTGTTAACGACAAGCCTGTTGACCAGTATTTCTCCCGCGTGACTTCACGCATGATCGTGCGTCAACCACTGGAATTGACCGACAACGTTGCCAGCTTTGACATCATGGTCAATGTGGATGGCGGCGGTGAGTCCGGTCAGGCTGGTGCAGTTCGCCACGGTATTACCCGTGCACTGGTAGATTACGATGCAGCGCTGAAGAGCGCCCTGTCCAAGGCAGGCTTCGTTACCCGCGATGCACGTGAAGTTGAGCGTAAGAAAGTCGGCTTCCGTAAAGCACGTCGTCGTAAACAGTTCTCCAAGCGTTAA
- the rplM gene encoding 50S ribosomal protein L13: MKTFSAKAHEVKRDWFVVDATDLVLGRLASEIAHRLRGKHKTIYTPHVDTGDYIVVVNADKIKVTGNKAGDKLYHRHSGYPGGISTTTFAKMQDRFPGRALEKAVKGMLPKGPLGYAMFRKLKVYAGPKHDHAAQQPQPLTIQSQA; the protein is encoded by the coding sequence ATGAAGACCTTTTCTGCAAAAGCGCATGAAGTAAAGCGCGACTGGTTCGTGGTAGATGCCACGGATCTGGTGCTGGGCCGACTGGCCAGCGAGATTGCCCACCGTCTGCGTGGCAAGCATAAAACGATTTACACTCCGCACGTGGATACGGGCGATTACATTGTCGTGGTTAACGCCGACAAGATCAAAGTAACCGGCAACAAGGCAGGCGACAAGCTGTACCATCGCCACTCTGGTTACCCAGGCGGTATTTCCACCACGACCTTTGCCAAGATGCAAGACCGCTTTCCTGGTCGCGCGCTGGAAAAGGCTGTCAAGGGCATGCTGCCCAAGGGTCCTCTGGGCTATGCCATGTTCCGCAAGCTGAAGGTATATGCTGGTCCTAAGCATGACCACGCGGCACAACAGCCACAACCTTTGACTATTCAAAGCCAAGCGTAA
- the ubiA gene encoding 4-hydroxybenzoate octaprenyltransferase has translation MNWLVKKSSAYWRLTRMDKPIGILLLLWPTLWALWLASAGKPDLKVLAVFVLGTVLMRAAGCVMNDMADRNFDGHVARTRHRPLATGEVSVKEALLLAMILSLIAFALVMQLNKLTVLLSFPALFLAASYPLTKRVIAIPQAYLGVAFGFGIPMAYAAQTGSIPGIAWFLLLGNVFWAIAYDTEYAMVDRADDLKIGIRSSAIFFGPRDVAAIMLSYGVLLGVLLLTGLHYGLDWPYYLGLIIAAMLAVYHYLLIRERQPARCFKAFLHNNWLGAVVFFGLAASYALHFSS, from the coding sequence ATGAACTGGCTAGTGAAGAAGAGTAGCGCCTACTGGCGATTGACGCGCATGGATAAACCCATCGGCATACTGCTGCTGCTGTGGCCCACGCTCTGGGCGCTGTGGCTCGCCAGTGCCGGCAAACCAGACCTGAAAGTATTAGCGGTGTTTGTCTTGGGTACGGTGCTTATGCGGGCCGCTGGCTGTGTCATGAACGATATGGCGGATCGCAATTTTGATGGGCATGTCGCTCGCACGCGCCATCGCCCCCTGGCGACGGGTGAGGTCAGTGTTAAAGAGGCATTGTTGCTGGCGATGATATTAAGCCTGATCGCTTTCGCATTGGTCATGCAATTAAACAAGCTGACGGTGCTACTGTCTTTCCCGGCCCTGTTCCTGGCGGCCAGCTATCCATTGACCAAGCGCGTGATTGCGATTCCCCAGGCCTATCTTGGCGTGGCCTTTGGTTTTGGCATTCCCATGGCATATGCCGCACAGACGGGTAGCATCCCTGGCATTGCCTGGTTTCTGCTGCTGGGAAACGTGTTCTGGGCCATCGCTTATGATACGGAATACGCCATGGTGGATCGGGCGGATGACCTGAAGATCGGTATCCGTTCTTCGGCTATCTTTTTTGGTCCTAGGGATGTGGCGGCCATTATGCTATCGTACGGAGTCTTGCTGGGAGTATTGCTCCTTACGGGCCTTCATTATGGCTTGGACTGGCCTTATTATCTCGGTTTGATCATTGCCGCCATGCTCGCGGTTTACCACTACCTGCTCATTCGTGAGCGTCAACCAGCACGCTGCTTCAAGGCGTTTTTGCATAATAACTGGTTGGGTGCGGTGGTGTTTTTCGGGCTGGCAGCAAGTTATGCTCTTCATTTTTCGTCATAA